Genomic DNA from Salinibacter pepae:
GCGCCTCCGGCCACGGCTTCGCGATGTGGAGGGCGGCGAAGGGGAGGGCCTGCACAAAAATGGCCGACAGGCCGAAGGTGGGCGCGGTGCCGAAGAGCACGAACCCGCGCCACAGGTACTCCCACCCGACCCAGTAGAAGAGAAACAGGGCCTCGTAGATGAAGAACACGGCCCAGTCTCGGGTCGCCGGCTGGTAGTGCGGGTACTGCTCCTGGAACGCCGCGCCGTCGGAGAGCACCCACGTTCCCACCGCCACGACCGGCAGGTAGAGGGCAGCGACGACGCTCGCAAAGCGCCATTCGCCCAGGCCCAGGCCGATCTCGTCCAGGGTGGACGCAAAGAATGCCCGGAGGGCTGCCGCCGGCACCACGAAGCCGAGCAGGCCCTGCATCCCGAACCACCAGCCCCAGGTCGCCAGTCCCTGCCAGCTTCGAGGAATGAATCCAGCAAGGTGGGTGCGGAAGAGCCCGCGGTCTCCCAGAATGACCTGGAGGACGACGAGCACCGCCGCGCCCGTGAGGACGAACGTCGTTTGCCCGTCGAGGGACGCGGCGGCCCGGCGGAGGCGACGCCACTCGGTCCGGAGGCGGGCGGCCAGTGCGTGCAGCATGGGGGCAGGAAGTTGAGCAGCGAACGCGGTGCCGAGAAGACCGGGGCGGGGGCGGCAGTGCCCCTGCGCGCCCACGGGGGCCGGTGGGGTCAGGGCCGAGGGGGCGATTGAGAAGCGGTCGGGGGCGCAGGGGGCTCCAGGAAGCGCGCAAGGAACTCGTAGGTCCGCACGAGACGATCCAGGCGCTGGCGTGGAGAGGCCGAGGCAGACATGTCGTGTCCCACCCCAGGGTACCGCACGTACTCGACGGGCCGATCCAGGATCTTGAGGCGTTTGTACAGGCGCTCGCCCTGAGACGGCCCCATACGTCGGTCGGCCCCGCCCTGCATCAGCAAAAGCGGCGTGCGGATCCGGTGCGCGTACGTGAGCGGCGAGTTGCGGTGAAGGGCGGCCCAGGGCGTCTGGGCGGTCGAGTCGGGAAACGGAAGCCGGGAGGAGAGGACAGAGTCGCCGAGCGAACGCGGCGGAACGCCGTCCCAGGGATATCCGCCAAACTCTGCCGGCACGAGGCGCCACGCACGGCCGCCCCCCAGCAGGGCCGGGAGGTCGTACACGCCGTTGAGCGCAACGGCCGCGGCGAATCGGTTCGTTCGGCCGAGAATCCAGGCAGTCAGGGTGCCGCCGTACCCGGTGCCACCGAGGGCCACCTGGGTGGAGTCCGTCCAGGACAGCGCCGCCGCGGAATCGGCGAGCGCGAGAAGATCGCGGGCAGGACCGGGGCCCCAGTTTTTGTCGTTGGCGCGCCGGAAGGCCGTCCCGAAGCCCGCTGAGCCCCGTGGAAACCCCTCGACGAGCCCCAGGCCGCGCCCCGCGAGGTACTGCCGCTCGAACCACGCCTCCGGCGTATAGGGGGCACTCAACGCCGGAGGTCCGCCACGCGCCTGCACGAACAGGGGA
This window encodes:
- a CDS encoding CPBP family intramembrane glutamic endopeptidase: MLHALAARLRTEWRRLRRAAASLDGQTTFVLTGAAVLVVLQVILGDRGLFRTHLAGFIPRSWQGLATWGWWFGMQGLLGFVVPAAALRAFFASTLDEIGLGLGEWRFASVVAALYLPVVAVGTWVLSDGAAFQEQYPHYQPATRDWAVFFIYEALFLFYWVGWEYLWRGFVLFGTAPTFGLSAIFVQALPFAALHIAKPWPEALLSVVGGIALGALVWRCRSFWIAVPIHAAQMMLLDLWCALRIRTGVSGIGPEAFLDLFAQLGG